In a genomic window of Sardina pilchardus chromosome 20, fSarPil1.1, whole genome shotgun sequence:
- the LOC134068042 gene encoding solute carrier family 2, facilitated glucose transporter member 1 — MCSQSQLTATLLTSIVAAVFGSLQIGYHTGNVNAPARIIEEFFNETWTSRHNESMPDHSLTFLWSLSVSIKDFGALLGSLGVKCLADYYGRRNSILVVNILSIVSACLMVSSKSLQSFEVLIMGRLIFGIFCGLAMSLNPLYIQGVSPTNLRGAFATLNQVSFALGILLGMVVGLETALGTEENWAIMLSLSLIPAVLQYLTLPFCPESPRYLLINQGKEEQAEKALQRLRGDRNIVLQELEEMKEEATNSDKGVTIREFLTKRRYKQPIRLVLIINLGSQLSGFNAIINYSTKMFAKSKFDEAKYLTLGVGAVNVAFTIVAFFLVERAGRRRLLLTGFLSLALCNMLMTITDSILHIVPDVRSLHVFVVFFLISAYEVGPGPISWFIAAELFDQSARPMAMAFTSMLNWGGKFLLALLFPPLLKLCGPYVYLLFMTMAVVSFFYTLFRLPETRGRTFDDIAAEFRGSEGIPLRNKSNFNTFST, encoded by the exons ATCATTGAAGAGTTCTTCAATGAGACATGGACGTCTCGGCACAATGAGTCCATGCCCGACCACAGCCTCACCTTTCTGTGGTCACTCTCCGTGAGCATCAAAGACTTTGGAGCGCTCCTGGGGTCACTAGGGGTCAAATGTCTCGCAGACTATTATGGAAG ACGGAATTCCATCCTGGTCGTGAACATCTTGTCCATCGTAAGTGCCTGTTTGATGGTCTCCAGCAAGAGCCTGCAGTCCTTTGAGGTTCTCATCATGGGCCGTCTGATCTTTGGCATATTCTGCGGCCTTGCCATGAGCCTGAACCCCCTCTATATCCAAGGGGTCTCGCCCACCAACCTGCGTGGTGCCTTTGCCACCCTGAACCAGGTCTCCTTTGCTTTAGGCATTCTTCTGGGCATG GTGGTCGGCCTGGAGACGGCTCTGGGTACGGAGGAGAACTGGGCCATCATGctgtctctgtccctcatcCCCGCCGTGCTGCAGTACTTAACTCTGCCCTTCTGTCCCGAGAGCCCGCGCTACCTACTCATCAACCAGGGCAAGGAGGAGCAGGCCGAaaagg CCTTGCAGAGACTCCGGGGTGATCGTAACATAGTCttgcaggagctggaggagatgaaggaggaaGCCACCAACAGCGACAAGGGTGTCACCATCAGAGAGTTCCTCACCAAGCGGCGATACAAACAGCCCATCAGGCTGGTTCTGATTATCAACTTGGGCAGCCAGTTGTCTGGGTTCAATGCA atTATAAATTATTCAACAAAAATGTTTGCCAAGTCCAAATTTGATGAGGCGAAATATCTGACACTGGGGGTTGGGGCCGTGAACGTGGCGTTCACCATAGTCGCT TTTTTCTTGGTGGAACGAGCTGGACGAAGGCGTCTGCTCCTGACCGGCTTCCTGTCTTTGGCGCTATGCAACATGCTGATGACCATTACAGACTCCATCCTG CATATTGTGCCAGACGTGAGGAGCCTGCACGTGTTCGTGGTGTTTTTCCTCATCTCTGCGTACGAGGTCGGGCCGGGGCCCATTTCCTGGTTCATCGCGGCGGAACTCTTTGACCAGTCGGCGCGGCCCATGGCCATGGCCTTCACCAGCATGCTGAACTGGGGAGGGAAGTTCCTGCTGGCTCTGCTCTTCCCCCCACTACTC AAACTCTGTGGGCCGTATGTATATTTGCTCTTCATGACAATGGCCGTCGTGTCCTTCTTCTACACCCTGTTCCGTTTGCCCGAGACACGTGGGCGTACGTTTGACGACATCGCAGCAGAGTTCCGTGGGTCAGAGGGCATCCCGCTGCGAAACAAGAGCAACTTCAACACGTTCAGCACCTGA